In a genomic window of Sutcliffiella sp. FSL R7-0096:
- a CDS encoding M14 family zinc carboxypeptidase, translating to MKKISKTVLALSLTGVMTIGTLTTGTLPTSAVGNGPNYNGNESIQTSILTTYDELVEYLQKQEARQQAMELEVIGETVKGRDIYMAKFVKNEENPTILFLTQQHGNEQLTTEGAMEFIKHLGTGKNQSVLDHVNILVIPMLNADGAMGDVNFSTDNYIADGDRHLTRANANNYDLNREHDKSVEAMQPEARALHTNVFEKYDIDYLIDLHHQGTQSERDGKLVSGSILYPTSPNVDPAVVEQSKQLGAVVFHEIESKGWGHLGKYSGGNTDNIGRNGIASRYDIATLLFEMRGMSDHTNPTAVLGQKSNGYLIKQTVNTLDSTVRAIADGSINTVDTSFWETLPFQNTRQGEESDE from the coding sequence ATGAAAAAGATCAGTAAAACGGTATTAGCGTTATCTTTAACAGGTGTAATGACGATTGGTACGTTAACAACAGGAACTCTTCCGACAAGTGCGGTCGGAAACGGTCCTAATTACAACGGCAATGAGTCTATTCAGACTTCCATCCTTACTACATATGATGAGTTAGTGGAATACTTACAAAAACAAGAAGCAAGGCAGCAGGCGATGGAACTTGAAGTTATTGGAGAAACGGTAAAAGGCCGAGATATTTATATGGCCAAATTCGTTAAAAATGAGGAGAATCCCACCATTCTGTTTTTGACTCAACAACATGGAAATGAGCAGCTGACTACAGAAGGGGCCATGGAATTTATTAAACACCTCGGAACCGGAAAAAATCAATCCGTATTGGATCATGTCAATATCCTTGTTATTCCAATGCTGAATGCGGACGGCGCGATGGGTGATGTGAACTTTTCAACAGATAATTACATTGCAGACGGGGATCGTCATTTAACGCGAGCAAATGCTAATAACTATGATTTAAACCGAGAGCATGATAAATCAGTAGAAGCGATGCAGCCTGAGGCACGTGCACTCCATACAAATGTTTTTGAGAAATATGACATTGACTATTTAATCGACTTGCACCATCAAGGAACGCAGAGTGAACGTGACGGGAAGCTTGTGTCCGGATCTATCCTATACCCAACAAGCCCTAATGTTGATCCAGCTGTAGTGGAACAGTCCAAGCAGCTAGGGGCAGTGGTGTTCCATGAAATCGAGTCAAAAGGTTGGGGGCATCTTGGAAAGTATTCTGGAGGTAATACAGATAATATCGGACGAAATGGAATAGCTTCCAGGTATGATATCGCGACACTGCTATTCGAAATGCGGGGCATGTCCGACCATACAAATCCTACTGCGGTTCTTGGACAGAAGAGTAATGGGTATTTGATTAAGCAAACGGTTAACACGCTTGATTCTACGGTAAGAGCAATTGCTGATGGGTCAATCAACACTGTTGATACAAGCTTCTGGGAAACACTACCTTTCCAAAACACAAGACAGGGTGAGGAAAGCGACGAATAA
- a CDS encoding transcription antiterminator: MRVKKVLNNNVLIAAHPEYNEVILTGKGIGFGKRTGEDISVESAEKFFVLRDQEEQQQYKQLLNYVDESFIGLMNECIERIEKRFEVRLNEHIHVGLTDHLYFAVKRIQQGLDIKNPFLTETELAYPKEYTVALEIVEWLNEKLGISVPVGEVGFITLHIHSALTNRELSEINKHTQLISRMVDVIEESLKISVDRTDVNYLRLIRHFHASIERVQKDENRPENQEALAKVLQAEYPVCYNLAWKLIKIMQQNLHKPVPDAEAVYLTLHLQRLAKQ; the protein is encoded by the coding sequence ATGCGTGTAAAGAAAGTCCTGAATAACAATGTGTTGATTGCTGCCCACCCGGAGTACAATGAAGTGATCCTGACAGGAAAAGGAATCGGTTTCGGAAAACGTACCGGAGAAGATATCTCCGTAGAGAGTGCGGAGAAGTTTTTCGTGCTTCGCGACCAGGAAGAGCAGCAACAATACAAACAATTACTAAATTATGTAGATGAATCATTCATCGGTTTGATGAATGAATGTATAGAGAGAATTGAAAAACGTTTTGAGGTTCGGTTGAATGAACATATCCATGTTGGATTGACGGACCATCTTTATTTTGCCGTAAAAAGAATTCAGCAGGGACTCGATATCAAAAATCCTTTCCTGACCGAAACGGAGCTTGCCTATCCAAAGGAATACACGGTGGCACTAGAGATTGTCGAGTGGTTAAATGAGAAGCTTGGAATCTCTGTCCCGGTTGGGGAAGTAGGTTTCATCACCTTGCACATCCATAGTGCGTTAACCAACCGGGAATTGTCAGAGATCAACAAGCATACCCAACTGATCAGCAGAATGGTGGATGTCATTGAGGAATCCCTGAAAATTTCCGTTGACCGGACAGATGTGAACTACTTGAGGCTAATTCGTCATTTTCATGCATCGATCGAAAGGGTACAAAAAGATGAGAACCGTCCCGAAAATCAGGAAGCGCTCGCAAAAGTGTTGCAAGCTGAATATCCTGTGTGCTACAATCTAGCTTGGAAATTGATAAAAATTATGCAGCAGAACTTACACAAGCCAGTCCCAGATGCTGAGGCAGTATACCTGACCCTACATTTGCAAAGGCTTGCAAAACAATAA
- the ptsG gene encoding glucose-specific PTS transporter subunit IIBC, with amino-acid sequence MFKKSFGLLQRIGKALMLPVALLPAAGILLAFGNAMQNPNLTSRLGFLEADSLVLLAQIMEQAGSIVFSNLPLLFAIGVAIGLAGGDGVAGLAAMIGYLIMNVTMSVISGVTAEQVGSDPALANVLGIPTLQTGVFGGIIAGVLGAYMYNKFYNIELPSYLGFFAGKRFVPIVTAASALVLGVVMNFIWPFAQEGLNTFSYFMTESNRTLAAFIFGVIERGLIPFGLHHIFYSPFWFEFGSYTNAAGDLVRGDQRIFMEQVKDGAELTAGTFMTGKFPFMMFGLPAAALAIYHCARPENKKYVAGIMGSAALTSFLTGITEPLEFSFLFVAPVLFAIHAVFAGLSFMVMHILDVKIGMTFSGGVIDYILFGILPHATAWWLVIPVGLVFSVIYYFGFRFAIKKFNLMTPGREEKTEEAESGSGSVDELPFGVLEALGGRENLTNLDACITRLRVSVKDVEQVDKERLKKLGAAGVMQIDRNIQAIFGPRSETIKGQIQDILSGKTPVKQEVAATSENESADAGAVATSAEFDVVMPMTGKLLPISEVPDKIFSQKMMGDGFAIEPTDGKVVSPVAGKIVNLFPTKHAIGIETADGREVLVHVGIDTVNLKGRGFESLVEQGDTVEQGQALLNVDLRIVSEEATSIITPIIFTNLAAGEAVEIKDGSVRVGEKGRVRIS; translated from the coding sequence ATGTTCAAGAAATCATTCGGTTTACTGCAACGTATCGGGAAAGCCCTCATGCTTCCTGTCGCATTGCTACCCGCAGCAGGGATCCTGCTTGCATTCGGTAATGCCATGCAAAACCCGAACTTAACTAGCCGTCTCGGCTTTCTCGAGGCAGACTCACTCGTGCTACTGGCACAAATCATGGAACAGGCGGGAAGCATCGTATTCTCCAACCTGCCATTACTCTTTGCAATCGGAGTAGCCATTGGACTAGCTGGAGGGGACGGGGTAGCAGGTCTTGCAGCGATGATCGGTTACTTAATAATGAACGTTACGATGAGTGTCATCAGTGGAGTTACCGCTGAGCAGGTTGGTTCTGACCCAGCACTTGCAAATGTTTTAGGGATTCCAACCCTTCAAACCGGGGTATTCGGCGGTATCATAGCCGGGGTGCTCGGTGCCTATATGTATAACAAATTTTATAATATCGAATTGCCATCTTACTTAGGATTCTTTGCCGGTAAGCGTTTCGTTCCAATTGTAACGGCAGCTTCCGCACTTGTCCTTGGGGTTGTTATGAACTTTATCTGGCCATTTGCGCAAGAGGGACTAAATACTTTTTCTTATTTTATGACAGAATCAAACCGTACACTGGCAGCATTTATTTTTGGTGTCATTGAACGTGGACTTATCCCATTTGGCTTGCATCATATTTTCTATTCTCCATTCTGGTTTGAGTTTGGTTCTTATACAAACGCGGCAGGAGATTTGGTACGTGGGGACCAACGTATTTTCATGGAGCAGGTGAAAGACGGTGCCGAACTTACGGCTGGAACATTCATGACAGGAAAATTCCCATTCATGATGTTCGGTCTTCCGGCGGCTGCGCTAGCAATCTATCACTGTGCACGTCCTGAAAACAAGAAATATGTAGCTGGTATCATGGGTTCAGCGGCATTGACATCATTTTTGACAGGTATCACAGAACCGCTTGAGTTCAGTTTCTTATTCGTAGCACCAGTGTTATTCGCGATCCATGCGGTGTTTGCAGGACTTTCTTTCATGGTCATGCATATTTTAGATGTGAAAATCGGGATGACTTTCTCCGGTGGTGTCATTGATTACATTCTATTTGGCATACTGCCACATGCTACAGCTTGGTGGTTGGTAATTCCTGTTGGACTAGTATTCTCGGTTATCTACTACTTTGGGTTCCGTTTTGCGATCAAGAAGTTTAACTTAATGACACCAGGTCGTGAGGAAAAAACCGAGGAAGCTGAATCTGGTTCCGGTTCCGTTGATGAGCTGCCATTCGGAGTACTAGAAGCACTTGGTGGAAGAGAAAACCTTACAAACCTTGACGCATGCATCACACGTCTTCGTGTAAGTGTGAAAGATGTAGAGCAAGTAGATAAAGAGCGCCTGAAAAAATTGGGTGCAGCGGGCGTTATGCAAATCGACCGCAATATCCAAGCGATCTTCGGGCCTCGTTCTGAAACGATCAAAGGACAGATCCAAGATATTTTGAGTGGGAAAACGCCAGTGAAGCAAGAAGTGGCGGCAACCTCTGAAAATGAGTCCGCGGATGCTGGTGCGGTTGCTACTTCAGCTGAGTTTGACGTAGTCATGCCGATGACAGGTAAACTACTGCCTATTTCTGAAGTTCCAGATAAGATATTCTCCCAAAAAATGATGGGTGACGGTTTTGCCATCGAACCAACTGACGGCAAAGTAGTATCACCTGTTGCAGGGAAAATTGTAAACCTGTTCCCGACTAAACATGCAATCGGCATCGAAACGGCTGACGGGCGCGAAGTCCTTGTGCATGTCGGAATCGATACAGTTAACCTAAAAGGAAGAGGTTTTGAAAGTTTAGTAGAACAAGGGGACACAGTAGAGCAAGGACAAGCGTTATTGAACGTAGATCTTCGCATTGTGTCAGAAGAGGCGACATCCATCATCACACCAATCATCTTTACAAACTTGGCTGCTGGTGAAGCGGTTGAAATCAAGGATGGTAGTGTAAGAGTTGGAGAGAAGGGTCGCGTAAGAATTTCTTAA
- a CDS encoding group-specific protein: protein MDEVNKQKLEEKDLELLHLVIDNLSRAVVDVTDPTGNYSIDYLEKKVVKAHSLLLKQG from the coding sequence ATGGATGAAGTCAACAAACAAAAGCTTGAGGAAAAAGATCTGGAATTATTGCATTTAGTTATTGATAACTTATCAAGAGCTGTCGTTGATGTAACAGATCCCACTGGTAATTATTCAATAGATTATTTAGAAAAAAAGGTAGTAAAAGCTCACTCTTTATTGCTGAAACAAGGGTAG